A single region of the Saccharolobus shibatae B12 genome encodes:
- a CDS encoding type II toxin-antitoxin system RelE family toxin: MVCEKWELRFSMRKAKNYHEFMEYAVDNFVDKTVMLILEKLDLLRKDPLKYSREKLGRDKYGNPMFSIEVTGDIRILYSVDPKNCIVFIWEVGSHKKVYGHDP; this comes from the coding sequence GTGGTTTGTGAGAAGTGGGAATTGAGGTTTTCAATGAGGAAAGCAAAGAACTATCATGAGTTTATGGAGTATGCAGTAGATAATTTCGTTGATAAAACAGTAATGTTAATACTTGAAAAATTAGATTTACTAAGAAAAGACCCACTAAAATATTCCAGAGAGAAGCTTGGAAGAGATAAATACGGAAATCCCATGTTCTCAATAGAAGTTACGGGTGATATAAGGATACTTTACAGCGTGGATCCAAAAAACTGTATAGTTTTCATTTGGGAGGTTGGGTCTCATAAGAAGGTTTACGGGCATGACCCTTAG